The Gemmatimonadaceae bacterium genomic sequence GTCGACGTCGCGATCGCGTGGGGTCCCCTCGCCGGGTACTACGCCGCGCGCTCGCGCGTGCCGCTGGACGTGTCGCCCGTCGGCGATGCGATGGCGGGCCACGGGATCCCGTTCGCGTACGCGATCGCGATGGGCGTTCGCAAAGGCGACACGACGCTGCTCCGAACGCTGCAGCACGAACTGGACACGCGCCGCGCGGCCATCCGGCACATCCTGGCCGAGTACCATGTTCCGTTAGTCACGGACGACGGAGCCCAGGCGCGCGCCGATACCGACCATCCCGCGGGCGACACCGCGCCGCACACCGCGTCAGGAGGAACACGGCCATGAAGGTTGCGCCGAACGTGCTCACGTCGATCGCCGTTGTCGGAGCGATGCTCGCTGTCATCGGCTGCAATCAACAGGCGGCGGAGCCGCGCAGTCGCAGCGGGAGCGTCAGCACGGCATCGGCGGGCACCGTCGCCTATCGCATCACGCCGACGCCGTCGAACGGCGTGGAGCCGGGCATTCATCCGACCGTCTTTTTCGGCGACGTGCACAATCCGTATGCGGGCGACGCAACGGCGGCGACCGAGGGTCGGCAGCTCTTCGTGCAGTACAACTGTTCGGGATGTCACGGCGGGCGCGCGGGCGGCGGCATGGGGCCGAGCCTCCGCGACAGCATCTGGATTTACGGCAGCAGCGATGCCCAACTGTTGGGCACGATCACCGAAGGGCGGCCGGCGGGGATGCCGACATGGGGCGGGCGCATTCCGCAGAACCAGATGTGGCAGATCATCACCTACATCCGCTCGTTAGGCACGCCACAGGAGCCGGACGCGCCGCCGCCGCCGGCGAACCCACCACTCGGCCAGTGAGGACGCCGATGCCACGCCTGTCGCGCCGTCTCGCGCCGAGCGCCGGTGCGTTAGGCAGTTGCGCGCTGGCCGGCTGCACGCCGCTGAACGTGCTCGCGCACGACGGCGTCACCGGCAGCCGCGAAACCGGGCTCGGGTGGTTCCTGGTCATCGTCTCCTGCGCCGTTGTCTGCATCATCACCATCCTGGTGCTCGCGGCATACGTCCGGTCCCGCAAACGGCGGACGCGCGACGATGCCGTCTTCGCGGGCCGCTCCGGCGTGCCCTGGGTGATGTGGGGCGGCGTCGTCATTCCAGGCATCGTGTTGCTCGTCACCTTCATATTCACCATCGGAACGCTCGATGCCGTCGCGGCGCCGACGCGCTCGCCCGCGGCAACGGTGAAAGTGATCGGCCACCAGTGGTGGTGGGAAGTGCGCTATGAGGGAACAGGGCCGTCGCACACCGTGGTCACCGCGAACGAGATTCACGTGCCGGTCGGCCAGCCGGTGAGGCTCGAGCTCACGACGAGCGATGTGATTCACAGCTTCTGGGTGCCGGCGCTCGCCGGCAAGACCGACATCATTCCCGGCCAGACGAACACGACGTGGATCGAGGCGCGGCACACCGGCGTGTTCGGCGGGACGTGCGGCGAATACTGCGGCGCCCAGCACGCGCACATGCAGATGCGCGTGATCGCGGACAGCCCCGGCGATTTTCAGAAGTGGCTCGCCGATGAGGCCGCGCCGGCGGCGAAGCCGGCGGATCCGACCGCCGCCGATGGTCTCCGCGTGTTCATGACGAGTGGATGCGCGAACTGCCATACGATTCGCGGCACCGGTTCGGGCGGCGGCGTGGGTCCCGATCTCACGCACATCGCGTCGCGCACGACGATCGCGGCGGGCGCGCTGCCTAACACACAGGCGAATCTCATGGGGTGGATCGTCGCGGCGCAGGCCATCAAGCCCGGCAGCGACATGCCGTCCATGCCGCTGCCATCGCGCGACCTGCAGTCGCTCGCCGCATACCTCGAGACTCTCAGATAGAGGAATCGCCGTGGCCACTCTCGCACCCATCGCGACCGCACCCCTCGAGCGGCTCCACGACACGTGGGAGGCGCGTCCCGGCCTGTACGGCATCCTTGCCACCGTCGATCACAAGACCATCGGCAAGCGCTATCTCGTGACGTCGTTGATCTTCCTGGTCCTGGGCGGCATCGAAGCGCTGATCATGCGCGCGCAGCTCACGCACGCCAACGCGCATCTCCTGTCGCCCGGAGCGTACGACCAGCTGTTCACGATGCACGGCATCACGATGATTTTCTGGTACGCGTCGCCGGTGCTGTCGGGCTTCAGCAACTACATCTGGCCGCTGATGCTCGGCTCGCGCGACATGGCGTACCCGCGCGTCAATGCGCTCAGCTATTGGACGTTCCTGGCCTCCGGCATTTTCATCTACACGGCGCTGTGCATCGGGCAGGCGCCTAACGCAGGCTGGTTCGCGTACGCGCCGATGACGCTGCGCCCGTTCGACCCGGGGCTCAACATGGATTTTTACGCCCTCGGGTTGATCTTCCTCACGGTCTCGACCACCATCGGCGCCATCAATTTCATCGGCACCGTGATGAAGATGCGCGCGCCCGGGATGTCGCTGAACCGCTTGCCCATCTTCGTCTACGGCACGATGACGGCGTCGTTCGCGGCCGTCTTCTCGCTGCCGGCGCTCACCGTCGCGACGACGTACCTGTACTTCGAGCGCCATTTTCACATGCACTTCTTCGATGCGGCGCAGGGCGGGAGTCCGCTCCTGTGGCAGCATCTGTTCTGGATGTTCGGACACCCGTGGGTATACATCATCGTGCTGCCGGCAATGGGCATGGTGTCGGAGATGGTTCCCACGTTCTGTCGACGGCCGCTGGTCGCCTATCCGTACGTGGCGATGTCCACGATCGCGACCGGCATCATCGGGTTCGGCGTGTGGGTGCACCACATGTTCGCCACCGGGCTGCCCGGCGTGTCGATGTCGTTCTTCAGCGGCGCCAGCATCATCATCGCGATTCCGAGCGCGATTGCGGTGTTCGCGTGGATCGCCACGATGTGGTTGGGCACGCCGGTGTGGAAGACGCCGATGATGTTCGTCGCCGGATTCGTCGTGCTGTTCGTGATCGGCGGCGTGTCGGGCGTGGTCACCGCCGCGGTGCCGTTCGACTGGCAGGTGACCGACACCTATTTCGTGGTCGCGCACATCCACTACGTGCTCATCGGCATCAACGTGTTCCCGGTGGTGGCCGCGTTCTACTACTGGATGCCGAAGATGACCGGGCGCATGATGAGCGAGACGTTAGGCAAGTGGAATTTCTGGACGATGTTCATCGGATTCAACCTCGGCTTCTTCCCGATGCACATCAGCGGCTTGTTGGGGATGCCGAGGCGGGTGTACACGTATCCGGCGAGCGCGGGATGGGGATCGGTGAATCTCATCACGACGATCGGGTCGGCGGTGTTCGCGGTCGGCGTGCTCCTGTTCGTGATCAACATCTTCGTGAGCCTGCGCCGCGGGGCGTTTGCCGGCTCGAATCCGTGGCATGCGGGCACGCTCGAGTGGGCCATGGAGTCGCCGCCGCCGCCGTACAACTTTGCCGTGATCCCGATCATCCGGAGCCGGCTCCCGTTGTGGGAGGATCAGTTAGGCGACGCGACGCCGGGCCTGATCTCCGGTGAAGGGCACAGCCACGTGTCGGAAGGCGTGGTGCTCGCCGAAGGACGCGAGACATTCGGCACGTCGCCGCTCGAGGCGCATCCGCTGCACGTGTTGCACATGCCGGAGGATTCGATGTTCCCGTTCCTGCTCGCGGTGGCGATGCTCGGCACGGCTTACGGTCTGGTGTTCTCGCTGTGGTGGCTGGCCATCCTTGGCGGCGTCGGCATGCTGGCGTGCCTCATCGGATGGCTGTGGCCGCGTCACCTCGTCACCGGAGAGCGCGCATGACGTCCGTCGCGTACGATCGCACGATTCAGTTAGG encodes the following:
- the ctaD gene encoding cytochrome c oxidase subunit I; translation: MATLAPIATAPLERLHDTWEARPGLYGILATVDHKTIGKRYLVTSLIFLVLGGIEALIMRAQLTHANAHLLSPGAYDQLFTMHGITMIFWYASPVLSGFSNYIWPLMLGSRDMAYPRVNALSYWTFLASGIFIYTALCIGQAPNAGWFAYAPMTLRPFDPGLNMDFYALGLIFLTVSTTIGAINFIGTVMKMRAPGMSLNRLPIFVYGTMTASFAAVFSLPALTVATTYLYFERHFHMHFFDAAQGGSPLLWQHLFWMFGHPWVYIIVLPAMGMVSEMVPTFCRRPLVAYPYVAMSTIATGIIGFGVWVHHMFATGLPGVSMSFFSGASIIIAIPSAIAVFAWIATMWLGTPVWKTPMMFVAGFVVLFVIGGVSGVVTAAVPFDWQVTDTYFVVAHIHYVLIGINVFPVVAAFYYWMPKMTGRMMSETLGKWNFWTMFIGFNLGFFPMHISGLLGMPRRVYTYPASAGWGSVNLITTIGSAVFAVGVLLFVINIFVSLRRGAFAGSNPWHAGTLEWAMESPPPPYNFAVIPIIRSRLPLWEDQLGDATPGLISGEGHSHVSEGVVLAEGRETFGTSPLEAHPLHVLHMPEDSMFPFLLAVAMLGTAYGLVFSLWWLAILGGVGMLACLIGWLWPRHLVTGERA
- a CDS encoding c-type cytochrome, with translation MKVAPNVLTSIAVVGAMLAVIGCNQQAAEPRSRSGSVSTASAGTVAYRITPTPSNGVEPGIHPTVFFGDVHNPYAGDATAATEGRQLFVQYNCSGCHGGRAGGGMGPSLRDSIWIYGSSDAQLLGTITEGRPAGMPTWGGRIPQNQMWQIITYIRSLGTPQEPDAPPPPANPPLGQ
- the coxB gene encoding cytochrome c oxidase subunit II, with the translated sequence MPRLSRRLAPSAGALGSCALAGCTPLNVLAHDGVTGSRETGLGWFLVIVSCAVVCIITILVLAAYVRSRKRRTRDDAVFAGRSGVPWVMWGGVVIPGIVLLVTFIFTIGTLDAVAAPTRSPAATVKVIGHQWWWEVRYEGTGPSHTVVTANEIHVPVGQPVRLELTTSDVIHSFWVPALAGKTDIIPGQTNTTWIEARHTGVFGGTCGEYCGAQHAHMQMRVIADSPGDFQKWLADEAAPAAKPADPTAADGLRVFMTSGCANCHTIRGTGSGGGVGPDLTHIASRTTIAAGALPNTQANLMGWIVAAQAIKPGSDMPSMPLPSRDLQSLAAYLETLR